A genomic stretch from Vicia villosa cultivar HV-30 ecotype Madison, WI unplaced genomic scaffold, Vvil1.0 ctg.000488F_1_1, whole genome shotgun sequence includes:
- the LOC131628891 gene encoding uncharacterized protein LOC131628891 — MVIDTPASGSVITSSAYLNCLVDIFGREFGMDLVCLPLRQLDIILGMNWLEFNRVHINYFSKTELFPEAINADELVMTAKQVNEVVEDDGTVFMLFALMNLTEKEVSSELPVVCDFLEVFPEDVNELPPEREVEFAIDLNPRTSRCRWNRIVCQHLNWLN, encoded by the coding sequence atggttattgacactcctgcatcAGGTTCAGTAATTACTTCGTCTGCTTACTTGAATTGTCTGGtcgatatttttggtagggaatttgGAATGGACTTGGTGTGTCTTCCATTGAGACAACTTGatataatcctgggaatgaactggttggaattcaaccgcgtTCATATCAACTATTTTTCGAAGACGGAGTTGTTTCCCGAGGCTATTAATGCTGACGAACTGGTTATGACCGCTAAACAAGTGAATGAGGTAGTTGAAGACGATggaacagtgtttatgttgtttgcgttGATGAACTTGACAGAGAAGGAAGTGAGTAgtgaactaccagtggtatgtgactTTCTAGAAGTTTTTCCAGAGGATGTCAACGAGTTACCGCCGGAACGAGAGGTGGAGTTTGCTATTGATTTGAATCCGAGAACTAGTCGGTGTCGATGGAACCGTATCGTATGTCAAcatctgaattggctgaactga